The Amycolatopsis japonica nucleotide sequence TCGGGCTTGATCTCGGCCTTGACGGCGTTCGCGTTCCGGGCGTTGGGATCCGGCGTCTGCCGGTAGATCAGGTACTCACGGCCGTTGGCGCCCTTGGCCAGCAACGCCTCGTTCTGACCGAGTTCGCGGTTCCCGAGCTGCTTCACACCCGCGTAGACGGTCGTCTCCGTCTTCGAGAGATCCGGCTGGGGTACCGACGGGTCGTACATGACCTCGTCGCAGACGCCCCATTCCGGGGAGACGCGCTGCGTGTCCGTCGGCATCAGTTGCGGGCCGTTGGGAATGCCCATGAGCTGGCCGCGGGGAATGCTCTTCAGCTGTTCGTCCGAAACGACTGTGGGGTTCTTCACTTCGGAGGCCTGCGCGGGCCCGGAAGGCTTGCTCCCCGCCTGCTGCGCCCCTTGTTTCGACTGCGCGATGATCAGCAGCCGCGCGGAGGCGAGGTTGAAGGTCGGAATCAGTTTCTTCGGGTTCCCGGCGACGACGTACACCGTTCCGGACTGTTCGCCGATGACGATGTTGCCCGCGTCCGGCACGGAGGGCTTCGGGCTCAGCAGACCCCAGATGACGAAGACCAGGACGCCCAGCGCGGCCAGCACGACACCCACGATGGTGGCCCGCGTGTGCGTGCGCATCGGGTCGTGGAGCATGACGGCGTCGCGACGGACCAGCGCCGATTGCATCCGTCGCAGAACGAACTGATAAGCCTGAACTTGAGACTTAGTAGTCGGTGTTGATGGCATTCTCGACCTACAGTCCTCCCCGTCGCGGTACGGTTCCGCAGGATAGCCGTACGGGGACCGTCTGGTGTGGGGTTTCTACCAACTCCAGCTAGTGTCAAGTTCCTCGGGACCGGCTTTCCGGGTACGCAGCAAGCACGAGGGGAAGAGAAAGCGCGGATGTCCGTCACCACTCCTCCACGTCCGCCCGGCCCTCCGGGGTCTCAACCTCCTGGTCGTCCGCCGGGGCCGCCGCCAAGGCCCGGCAGACCGGGTGGTCCGGGCGGCCCGGCCGGAGGCCCGGGAGGTCCCGGTGTTCCTCGCGGTCCCGGTGGCCCAGGCGGCCCGGGAGGTCCTGGCGGCCCGCAGGGTCCCGGCGGCCCCGGTGGTCCGGGAGGCCCCAAGGGACCCGGCGGACCTGGCGGCCCGGGAGGCCCCGGTGGGCCAGGCGGCCCGGGCGGTCCTCCGTCCGGCGGCCCCGGCCCGCAGTCCGGCCCCCCGCCCACTCCGGCGGTGCGGATCGCCGCGCCCGCGCGGCGCCGGACCGGCGGGATCAACCTCGGCCCGCTGCCCGTGGCGAACCTGGTAGTGCTCGAACTCGGGCTCGCGATCGGTCTCGTCCTCCTCGCGATCGACATGAAGCTGAAGTACGTCGCGATCGGCGTGCTCGGGTTCGCGATCATCGTGGCGTTCCTGCGCTGGGGCGGCCGCTGGTTCACCCAATGGGCTGGACTCACGATGCGGTACATGTTCCGTTCGCACGATCGGGTGGCGAATCCGCTTCCGCCGAGCAGCATCGAATCGCTCGCCGCCGAAGAGGACGCCGTCACCGGCCCGGACGACGCCCGCGTGAACCTGCTTCGCCTCGCCGTTCCCGATCTCGTCGTCGCGCACGGCGTGGACCACGAACGCCAGCAGGTCGGCATCGCCTGGAACGACGGCACGTGGACCGCGGTCCTGCTCGTCGAACCCGCGCCCGCGCTGATCACCCAGGCTGGTGGCGCGCCTAGCCTGCCGCTGTCCGCGCTCGCGCCGTGCCTCGAAGACCGCGGCGTGGTCCTCGACTCGATCCAGATGATCTGGCACTGCTACCCGGGCAGTGCCGCGCTTCCGTCGGACTCGCCCGCCCTCAGCTCCTACATGGAGGTGCTCGGCCCGCTCCCCGCGGCGGCGCGGCGGACGACGTGGGTCGCCATCCGGCTCGACCCGCGCCGGTGCCCGGCCGCCATCCGCGAACGTGGCGGCGGCGTCGTCGGTGCGCACCGCGCGCTGATCGGCGCGCTGTCGCGGGTGCGCAACGCCTTGGAATCGCAGGGCGTGCCGACCCGGCCGCTCGACCCGGACGAGTTGCTGCGGTCCAGCATTTCGGCCGCGGAACTGACCGCGGTCGCCGGCTCGCAGGGGAAGGTCGGTCTGCAGGAACGCTGGACCGGGGTCACCGCGGCCGGCATCGGGCACGCGAGCTACGCGATCACCAGCTGGCCGAAGGGCAAGATCAGCGGCAGCCTGAACGCTTTGACCAGTGTCCGCGCGCTGTCGGCGACGGTGGCGATGTCGATCTCGCCATCTGCGGACGAGGGCAAGATCGGCCTGCGCGGAATCGTTCGCCTGAGCGCGCGGAACCCGCGTGAACTGGACGCGGCCGACCAGCGGCTGCAGGGCATCTCGGACCGGCTGGGTGTGACGCTGACGCCGCTGCGCGGCCTGCAGATCTCCGGGTTCTCCGCGACTTTGCCGATCGGAGGCACGGCATGAGCACCCGCATGCGCGACGCAGGCCAGAGCGCCGGTGTCGCCCCGGAATTCACCGTCGACCCGGCGATGCTCGACGCGATCAGCCCCTCCGGTGACCGCGGCGGGATCGTCCTCGGCTCCGGGCTCAAGGGTGAGCCGCTGACGATCTCCGCGCTGCGCTCGACGCCGACTCGGATCGTGCTGGTCGGTGGCCTCTACCTGGCTCGCCAGGTGGCGTTGCGCGCGATGGCGGTCGGGGCGTGGGTCGTCGTGGCGACCGGACGTCCGGCCGCGTGGCAGGTGCTCCCCCAAGCCGCGGGGAATCAGCCCAACGGCAGGCCTTCGCCGCTGGTGCAGATCCGGCGGCTGTCGCCGGTGGATCTCCCGCGTCCGTCCGAGGACGCGCCGCTGCTGGTGGTGACCGACGGCGGCCCGACCCCGCAGGATCTGTTCCCGCCGCGATCGCCGTGGCAGACGACGGTGTACGTGCTGCCGTACCTGCACCCGCAGGCCGGGGCGACCGCGAACGCGGCCGACCTGGTGCTGATGCAGCGGCTCCCGCCGGGCCAGGCCGAACTGGCGGCCCGCATCTGGCGGCTCCCGCCCCAGATGATGAAGCAGCTCACGACGTTGAAGGACGACCAGGTCGTCGCGCTGGGCCGCAACCTGTGGCGTCCGCTTCGCCTGGTCACCACCGCGAAAGAGCAGCAGATCCTGGGCCCGGTCCGGCGAGGCGACTAACCCGCGCCCCGCGTCGACTTTTGCGGGCTAATCGCGCTCCACGGGGGCACTGTCCATTTCGGACGGTGCCCCCTTTGCGTGCCGCCGCGTCGCGTTTTGCCCCCTAAACGCGATCCGGGGCGCGGGGTTTGCCAGTCAAGATGCAATCGCGCCGGCTGTGGATAAGCCGGGGGTTGTGGATAAGTCGCCCTGAAATGGCATCGACGGCCACAGGTTGTCGGTCTTGTCGGTCACCGTGTCGACATGACCAGACCCTTCGATTCATCTCATCTCCCCGATGTCTTCCGCGGCTCTGAAGCGCGCAAGGCGGGTCTCATCACGGCCAGCCAGCTACGCGGCTCGAGCGTCCGACGGCTGTTTCAGGACGTCTACACGCGCGCCGGCGTCGAGGTCACCCACGAGCTGCGATGCCGAGGCGCCGCACTGCTGGCCCCTCCGGAAGCAGTCCTGACCGGGCGATCTGCCGCGACCGTTCACGGCGTCGAGCTGGCCAACCCCAGCGACCCCGTCGAGATGATCGTGCCGGAGAAGAACCGCTTCGGCCCGATCGTCGGTATCAAGGTTCGGCGAACCGAGGTCAAACCCGAAGAATCGAGACCGTGGAACGGCATTCGCATCGCACGGAAACGCCGAATAGCTCTGGATCTCCTGCTTCGGCTTTCTCCGCGCAAATCCAGCTGGACGCGCCGGCTCCGTATCGGCGTCCCCGATCTGGACCAGTTCATGAGAGCGAACAACCTGACCGATCTGCACCTCAACGGTGAGTTCTACGGTCGCCGCAATAGAGGAATCCGCTTGGCCAGACATGCTTTACGCCTGTCCGATCCTCGTGCGGAATCGCATCCGGAATCGGAGCTCCGCATCGTGCTCGCAGCCGGTGGTATCACGGCGACGCCCCAGGTCGAGGTCAGGTCCCGAACCGGCCGTTTCCTCGCTCGTCTCGACCTCGCGGACGAGAAGTTCCGGGTCGCCATCGAGTACGACGGCCGATGGCACAACACCCCGAAGGAACAAGCCTATGACCGCAAACGCCGAAGACGCGTGGAGGCCGAGGGATGGCGATTCGTCATCGCCACCGCGGAAGACCTGGCGAACGACTTCAAAGGCATCGTGGACGCCGTCTGGCAGGCCCGCCGCGGCGCGTTTAGCCCGCGAAAGGCGCCGCGTCCGGATCAGGAGGGGGTGCGCATGGCGCGCGTTTGATCGGCACGCGCCGCGAGTTCGGCGTCTGGCGGGTAGTCGACGGCCATCAACGTCAGGCCATGTGCGGGAGCGACTGCGCTGTCGCGCGTCCGGCTCTCCAAAACGTCACCCGGCCAATCGAGCGGACGTCTGCCGTCACCGACCAAGAGCAGCGCCCCCACCAGACTGCGCACCATCGAATGGCAGAACGCATCGGCGGAGACCTCGACCTCGACCGCGTGCGGCCCGGTCCGCCGCCACACGAGCCGCTGCAGCTCGCGAATGGTCGTCCCGCCTTCACGCTGCTTGCAGAACGCGGCGAAGTCCTGGAGCCCCAAGAGAGCCGCCGACGCCTCATTCATCGCGTCGACGGAAAGCGGCCGCCCCCAGGCCAAGGTGTCGTGACGCCGCAACGGATCCACGCCCCACGGCGCGTCCGAAACGCGGTACAGATAGTGGCGCCGCACTGCCGAGAACCGCGCGTCGAATCCGGGTGCCGCCACCCGGGCATCCAGCACCCGCACGTCACCCGGCAGGTACCGATTCCAGCGGTGCCGCATCCGCCCCAGGTCAGGGATGCCCTGCTCGTCCAGTTCCAGACGACCGGATCGCGTTTTGCCCGCTAAAGGCGACGCGTCGACGTGGACCACCTGGCCCGCAGCGTGCACACCGGCGTCGGTGCGGCCGGCGACGACGACGGACTTCGGGACCGAGGCCCCTGGGGGCTGCTTCGCGAGCGCCTCTTCGAGGACTCCCTGCACCGTGCGCCGTCCGGGCTGCCGCGCCCAGCCGGAGAAATCGGTGCCGTCGTAGGAGACGTCCAAACGCAGACGAACGAGCCCGCCCTCCGCAGTGGGAGTGGCGGGCTCGTCCGGGGTGTTCGGTGCCGTCAGGACGTCAGTCCTTCTTGCTGTCCGCGTCCGCGGCGGGGGCCTCAGCGGCCTCGTCGGCGGCGGGAGCCTCGGTGGCCTCCGGAGCCTCGGTGGCGGCCGTGTCGGCAGCCTCAGTGGCCTCGGTGGTCTCCTCGGCGGCCGGAGCGGCAGCCTTCGGCTCGTCCTTGGCGAACTTCGTCTTGCGCGCGGCCTCGGCCTCGGCGGTGACGGTCTTCTCGGCCACCAGCTCGATGACGGCCATGGGGGCGTTGTCGCCCTTGCGCGCCATCGTCTTGGTGATCCGGGTGTAGCCACCCGGACGCTCCGCGAAGAACGGACCGATCTCGGCGATCAGCTTGTGCACGACGTCCTTGTCGCGCACGATGCGCTGGATCTGACGACGGTTGTGCAGGTCGCCCCGCTTCGCCTTCGTGATCAGCTTCTCGGCCAGCGGGCGCACCCGCCGGGCCTTCGCCTCGGTCGTCGTGATCTTGCCGTGCTCGAACAGCTGGGTGGCCAGGTTGGCCAGGATCAGCCGTTCGTGCGCGGGCGACCCGCCGAGACGGGGTCCCTTTGTGGGGGTGGGCATCGGTTCTCCTCGTTCAGCTCACAGCTGAAGGCCGGCGCTCCCCCACCCGACCGGTGAGGGAGCCGTAGCTGGCCTTACAGCTGCTCCGTCTCTGCGTAGTCCTGGCCATCGTCGTGGCCGTTGTCCGAAATTCCGTCCGTGATGCTGTCGACGCCCTCGGACCAGCCTTCACCGTCGTAGCTGGCCGCGGCCGCGGTCGGGTCGAACCCGGGCGGGCTGTCCTTCAGCGCGAGGCCGAGACCGACGAGCTTGAGCTTGACCTCGTCGATCGACTTCGCACCGAAGTTGCGGATGTCCAGCAGGTCGGCCTCGCTGCGCGAGACCAGTTCGCCGACGGTGTGGATGCCCTCGCGCTTGAGGCAGTTGTACGACCGGACGGTGAGGTCCAGGTCCTCGATCGGCATCGCGTAGGCGGCAATGGTGTCCGCCTCCTGCGGCGACGGGCCGATCTCGATGCCTTCGGCGTCGACGTTCAGCTCGCGCGCGAGACCGAACAGCTCCACCAGCGTCTTACCGGCCGACGCGACAGCGTCCCGCGGCGTGATCGACGGCTTCGTCTCCACGTCCAGGATCAGCTTGTCGAAGTCGGTGCGCTGCTCGACACGGGTCGCCTCGACCTTGTAGGTCACCTTCAGCACCGGGGAGTAGATGGAGTCGACCGGGATCCGGCCGATCTCCGCGCCCGCCTGCTTGTTCTGCAGGGCCGGAACGTAACCGCGGCCGCGCTCGACGACGAGCTCGATCTCGAGCTTGCCCTTGCCGTTCAGCGACGCGATGTGCAGATCCGGGTTGTGCACGGTGACACCGGCCGGGGGCACGATGTCGGCGGCGGTGACCTCACCGGGGCCCTGCTTGCGCAGGTACATGGTGACCGGCTCGTCCTCTTCCGAGGAGACCACGAGCTCCTTGAGGTTCAGGATGATGTCGGTGACGTCTTCCTTCACCCCGGGAACGGTGGTGAACTCGTGCAGCACGCCGTCGATGCGGATGCTCGTCACGGCCGCGCCCGGAATGGACGACAGCAGCGTGCGCCGCAGCGAGTTGCCGAGCGTGTAGCCGAAGCCGGGCTCCAGCGGTTCGATGGTGAACCGGGAGCGGGTCTCGTTGACCGTCTCTTCGCCGAGAGCCGGTCGCTGGGAAATCAGCATCTTTCCTAGTTCCTTTCCAAACGGCGCCCGCCATATGACACCGAAAGGGATGGCGAAGCGGCGGCGCACTCCGGGCGCCGCCGCCCGTGCCCACATCGGGCCGGGGAAACCCCGGCCCGATGATGGATCACTTCGAGTAGAGCTCGACGATCAGCTGTTCCTGGACCGGAACATCGATCTGAGCGCGCTCCGGGAGCTGGTGGACCAGCACACGGAGGTTGGACGGAACGACCTGGAGCCACGCGGGAACGGGACGCTCGCCGAACGACTCCTTGGCCGCGACGAAGGGCAGCATCGCGAACGACTTCGGCCGCACGTCGATGATGTCCCACTTCGTGACCTGGTAGGACGGGACGTTGACCTTGACGCCGTTGACCAGGAAGTGGCCGTGGCTCACCAGCTGACGCGCCTGACGGCGGGTGCGGGCGATGCCGGCGCGGTAGATCACGTTGTCCAGACGGGACTCGAGGATCTGCAGCAGGTTCTCACCGGTCTTACCGGGACGCCGGACGGCTTCCTTGTAGTACCGGACGAACTGACGCTCGAGAACGCCGTAGGTGTAGCGAGCCTTCTGCTTCTCCTGCGACTGCAGGAGGTACTCGGACTCCTTGATGCGCCCGCGGCCGTGCTGGCCCGGCGGGTAGGGGCGACGCTCGAAAGCCTGGTCGCCGCCGATGAGGTCA carries:
- the eccE gene encoding type VII secretion protein EccE, with amino-acid sequence MANLVVLELGLAIGLVLLAIDMKLKYVAIGVLGFAIIVAFLRWGGRWFTQWAGLTMRYMFRSHDRVANPLPPSSIESLAAEEDAVTGPDDARVNLLRLAVPDLVVAHGVDHERQQVGIAWNDGTWTAVLLVEPAPALITQAGGAPSLPLSALAPCLEDRGVVLDSIQMIWHCYPGSAALPSDSPALSSYMEVLGPLPAAARRTTWVAIRLDPRRCPAAIRERGGGVVGAHRALIGALSRVRNALESQGVPTRPLDPDELLRSSISAAELTAVAGSQGKVGLQERWTGVTAAGIGHASYAITSWPKGKISGSLNALTSVRALSATVAMSISPSADEGKIGLRGIVRLSARNPRELDAADQRLQGISDRLGVTLTPLRGLQISGFSATLPIGGTA
- a CDS encoding endonuclease domain-containing protein, which produces MTRPFDSSHLPDVFRGSEARKAGLITASQLRGSSVRRLFQDVYTRAGVEVTHELRCRGAALLAPPEAVLTGRSAATVHGVELANPSDPVEMIVPEKNRFGPIVGIKVRRTEVKPEESRPWNGIRIARKRRIALDLLLRLSPRKSSWTRRLRIGVPDLDQFMRANNLTDLHLNGEFYGRRNRGIRLARHALRLSDPRAESHPESELRIVLAAGGITATPQVEVRSRTGRFLARLDLADEKFRVAIEYDGRWHNTPKEQAYDRKRRRRVEAEGWRFVIATAEDLANDFKGIVDAVWQARRGAFSPRKAPRPDQEGVRMARV
- the truA gene encoding tRNA pseudouridine(38-40) synthase TruA, translated to MDVSYDGTDFSGWARQPGRRTVQGVLEEALAKQPPGASVPKSVVVAGRTDAGVHAAGQVVHVDASPLAGKTRSGRLELDEQGIPDLGRMRHRWNRYLPGDVRVLDARVAAPGFDARFSAVRRHYLYRVSDAPWGVDPLRRHDTLAWGRPLSVDAMNEASAALLGLQDFAAFCKQREGGTTIRELQRLVWRRTGPHAVEVEVSADAFCHSMVRSLVGALLLVGDGRRPLDWPGDVLESRTRDSAVAPAHGLTLMAVDYPPDAELAARADQTRAMRTPS
- the rplQ gene encoding 50S ribosomal protein L17; translation: MPTPTKGPRLGGSPAHERLILANLATQLFEHGKITTTEAKARRVRPLAEKLITKAKRGDLHNRRQIQRIVRDKDVVHKLIAEIGPFFAERPGGYTRITKTMARKGDNAPMAVIELVAEKTVTAEAEAARKTKFAKDEPKAAAPAAEETTEATEAADTAATEAPEATEAPAADEAAEAPAADADSKKD
- a CDS encoding DNA-directed RNA polymerase subunit alpha, which codes for MLISQRPALGEETVNETRSRFTIEPLEPGFGYTLGNSLRRTLLSSIPGAAVTSIRIDGVLHEFTTVPGVKEDVTDIILNLKELVVSSEEDEPVTMYLRKQGPGEVTAADIVPPAGVTVHNPDLHIASLNGKGKLEIELVVERGRGYVPALQNKQAGAEIGRIPVDSIYSPVLKVTYKVEATRVEQRTDFDKLILDVETKPSITPRDAVASAGKTLVELFGLARELNVDAEGIEIGPSPQEADTIAAYAMPIEDLDLTVRSYNCLKREGIHTVGELVSRSEADLLDIRNFGAKSIDEVKLKLVGLGLALKDSPPGFDPTAAAASYDGEGWSEGVDSITDGISDNGHDDGQDYAETEQL
- the rpsD gene encoding 30S ribosomal protein S4 yields the protein MARYTGPATRISRRLKVDLIGGDQAFERRPYPPGQHGRGRIKESEYLLQSQEKQKARYTYGVLERQFVRYYKEAVRRPGKTGENLLQILESRLDNVIYRAGIARTRRQARQLVSHGHFLVNGVKVNVPSYQVTKWDIIDVRPKSFAMLPFVAAKESFGERPVPAWLQVVPSNLRVLVHQLPERAQIDVPVQEQLIVELYSK